CCCGGTATGCAGTGGGGGTGTCATCGGGCACTGATGCGCTGCTGCTTTCCCTGATGGCTGCCGGCATTGGTGAAGGCGACCGGGTGATCACAACCCCGTATACGTTTTTTGCCACAGCCGGCTCCATTGCCCGGGTGGGAGCAGTGCCGGTTTTTGTGGATATTGAGCCGGATACCTATAATATTTGCCCCCAAAAGCTGGAAGCCGCAGTCCGCCGCATGGATGAAAAGACGCGCCAAAGCGTCAAGGCCGTGATGCCGGTGCACTTATACGGCCAGTGCGCGGAAATGGATCCCATCAATGCCCTGGCCCGTGAAAACAACTGGGTTGTCATCGAGGATGCCGCCCAGGCCATGGGCGCGGAATACAAGGGGCAGCGGGCGGGGTCATTGGGGGATTTTGGATGTTTTTCCTTTTTTCCTTCCAAAAACCTCGGCGGGTTTGGTGACGGCGGCATTGTGACCACCAATTCGGATTCCTATTATGAAATGTTAAAAATCCTTCGGGTTCACGGGGCCAGCCCCAAGTATTACCACCGCTACATTGGCGGCAATTTCCGGCTTGATGCCATCCAGGCGGCAATCGTGTCCATCAAGCTTGCCCGCCTGGATCAGTGGACACAAAAGCGGCAGGAAAATGCCGCCAGATACCGGCAGTTGTTTGCAGAAGCCGGGATCGACGAGATCATCGGATGTCCCCTGGAAAAACAGGACCGGCATATTTACAATCAGTTTGTCATTTCTGCGGAATCAAAGCGGGATGCGCTTCGCGATTTTTTGCAGGCCGCCGGGGTGGGCTGCGAGATTTATTACCCGGTTTGCCTGCACATGCAGCAGTGTTTTGCCGATCTGGGGTATGCCGCCGGCCAGATGCCCGAGGCCGAAGCAGCAGCGGCCCGGACCCTTGCGATTCCGGTGTTCCCTGAGTTAACCGAAGATCAGCAGGCCTATGTGGCGGAGCAAATCCGAAGTTTTTGCAGCTAGATAAAAAAACATGGTGCGGCAGGGCATTTTTATGGTTGACAAAGCCCTGCACGACATGTAGAACGCAGAAATTCATTTGACGGGCAGCCCTTGAATCGGGCGGACATTGCAAATGTTCAGGGCCATAGCCACTGCCCCGGGTTTGGGAGAAACAAGATTGCCAAAACCCGAAAGTAAAAAAAATGAAAAAAAGCAAAATTTGTTGTTGACAGGCCGGCGATAAAATCATATAAATGGCAATTGTCGCTGCCCAAAGGTTGACGACAAAACATCAGGTTCTTTTACAGGCGCTAAAGCCGAATGATCAGAGCCTTGATCTTTGAAAACTAAATAGTGGCAATAAGCGGGCCAAGTTAATTTTTATTTTCGCTTATCCGTATTTATAAGATACGTACGATTTAAGTGGAGAGTTTGATCCTGGCTCAGAATGAACGCTGGCGGCGTGCTTAAC
The Desulfosalsimonas propionicica DNA segment above includes these coding regions:
- a CDS encoding DegT/DnrJ/EryC1/StrS family aminotransferase; translation: MYVPLLDLKLQYASIRQECLAVTEKIYDSQHFILGPYVEKLEEEVAGYCGTRYAVGVSSGTDALLLSLMAAGIGEGDRVITTPYTFFATAGSIARVGAVPVFVDIEPDTYNICPQKLEAAVRRMDEKTRQSVKAVMPVHLYGQCAEMDPINALARENNWVVIEDAAQAMGAEYKGQRAGSLGDFGCFSFFPSKNLGGFGDGGIVTTNSDSYYEMLKILRVHGASPKYYHRYIGGNFRLDAIQAAIVSIKLARLDQWTQKRQENAARYRQLFAEAGIDEIIGCPLEKQDRHIYNQFVISAESKRDALRDFLQAAGVGCEIYYPVCLHMQQCFADLGYAAGQMPEAEAAAARTLAIPVFPELTEDQQAYVAEQIRSFCS